Proteins found in one Candidatus Desulfofervidus auxilii genomic segment:
- a CDS encoding TIGR00282 family metallophosphoesterase, translating into MPNEIVNVLLIGDIIGRPGRKIVYQKLPQLYEKYKLDCVIVNGENAAGGLGLTPAVANELFKNGIAVITSGNHIWRKKEIFPYLDQTDRLLRPANYPPQVPGRGWTVLTLSCGTKLGVINLEGRVFMRSLDCPFRKAEDILKEMKKITSIIIVDFHAEATSEKMALGWFLDGKVSAVLGTHTHVQTADETILPQGTAYITDVGMTGPIFSIIGMEKEHALRGFLTQLPQKFKPAKGPVSLQGVIVTINVVSGKAEAIMRIREVSNGS; encoded by the coding sequence ATGCCAAATGAGATAGTCAATGTGCTTCTTATTGGAGACATTATTGGCCGTCCTGGTCGAAAGATAGTTTATCAGAAATTGCCTCAATTATATGAAAAATATAAGCTTGATTGTGTTATTGTTAATGGAGAAAATGCAGCTGGTGGTTTAGGTCTCACACCAGCTGTAGCTAATGAATTATTTAAAAATGGTATAGCAGTTATTACTTCTGGTAATCATATTTGGAGAAAAAAAGAGATTTTTCCTTATCTTGATCAAACAGATAGACTTTTAAGACCTGCTAATTATCCACCACAAGTACCAGGCAGAGGTTGGACTGTACTTACTTTATCTTGTGGGACAAAATTGGGAGTAATTAATTTAGAAGGACGAGTCTTTATGCGCAGTTTAGATTGTCCTTTTCGTAAAGCTGAAGATATTTTGAAAGAAATGAAAAAAATAACCTCAATTATTATAGTTGATTTTCATGCAGAAGCTACTTCAGAAAAAATGGCTTTAGGTTGGTTTTTAGATGGTAAGGTAAGCGCTGTATTGGGTACACATACACATGTACAAACAGCTGATGAAACTATTTTACCGCAAGGCACTGCTTATATTACTGATGTTGGTATGACAGGTCCTATTTTTTCTATTATTGGTATGGAAAAAGAACATGCCTTAAGAGGTTTTTTGACACAATTACCTCAAAAATTTAAGCCAGCAAAAGGCCCTGTTTCTTTACAAGGAGTGATAGTAACTATAAATGTTGTTTCTGGTAAAGCAGAAGCAATAATGCGAATTAGAGAGGTGAGCAATGGAAGTTAA
- the rny gene encoding ribonuclease Y, which produces MVEHLLSGLIGALLGIGVFWFVQHFLYKKHLVSAKKEAERIIEEAKQEARQIKRDASSHAKEILYQMRSDFDREIKEKRKDLQRLENRLLHKEEQVDKKLATLEKKEETLAFRERELREQERILEEKKANYESLLQDVRKKLEEVAHMTAEEAKQALLKEVEEETRHEAARLIRQIEEEAKEKANKKAKEILALAINRYAGEFVAEKTVSVVPLPNEEMKGRIIGREGRNIRAIEAATGVDVIIDDTPEVVILSAFNPIRREIARLSLERLIADGRIHPARIEEVVQKVTQEVEMAIREAGEQACFDVGVHGLHPELVKLLGKLKYRTSYAQNVLQHSIEVAFLCGIMASELGLDPKLAKRAGLLHDIGKAVDHEIEGPHALIGADLARKYGEQEEIIHAIAAHHEDIPPESVLAILVSAADTLSGARPGVRKETFESYIKRLENLEKIAQSFKGVCKAYAIQAGRELRIIVESDLLSDEDITLLAHDVAKRIEKEMTYPGQIKVSVIREKRAIAYAK; this is translated from the coding sequence ATGGTAGAACACCTTCTTTCAGGATTAATTGGTGCTTTGTTAGGTATTGGTGTTTTTTGGTTTGTTCAACATTTTCTTTATAAAAAACATTTAGTCTCAGCGAAAAAAGAGGCTGAACGTATTATAGAGGAGGCGAAACAAGAAGCTAGGCAAATTAAGCGAGATGCTTCTAGTCATGCTAAAGAGATTCTATATCAGATGAGATCTGATTTTGATCGAGAGATAAAAGAGAAAAGAAAAGATCTACAGCGATTAGAGAATCGGCTTTTACATAAGGAAGAGCAAGTGGACAAGAAGTTAGCAACTTTAGAGAAAAAGGAGGAAACACTTGCTTTTAGAGAGAGAGAATTAAGGGAGCAAGAAAGAATTTTAGAAGAAAAAAAGGCAAATTATGAATCTTTGCTGCAAGATGTTCGAAAAAAATTAGAAGAAGTGGCTCATATGACAGCAGAAGAAGCTAAACAAGCTCTTTTAAAAGAAGTAGAAGAGGAAACTCGCCATGAGGCAGCAAGATTGATACGCCAGATTGAAGAAGAAGCAAAGGAAAAGGCAAATAAAAAAGCTAAAGAAATTTTGGCTTTAGCTATTAATCGTTATGCAGGAGAATTTGTAGCAGAGAAAACAGTTTCTGTAGTACCATTGCCTAATGAAGAAATGAAAGGGCGTATTATTGGTCGGGAAGGTAGAAATATTAGGGCAATAGAGGCAGCTACAGGTGTGGATGTAATTATTGATGATACACCAGAAGTTGTTATCCTTTCTGCATTTAATCCTATTCGTCGAGAAATTGCCAGACTTTCTTTAGAACGCTTGATTGCTGATGGTCGTATTCATCCAGCTCGAATAGAAGAAGTAGTGCAAAAAGTTACACAAGAGGTGGAGATGGCAATTCGTGAAGCTGGAGAACAAGCATGTTTTGATGTAGGGGTTCACGGTCTTCATCCAGAGCTTGTAAAGCTTTTAGGAAAACTTAAATATCGTACAAGCTATGCCCAGAATGTTCTTCAACATTCAATAGAAGTAGCTTTTCTATGTGGTATTATGGCTTCAGAATTAGGTCTTGACCCAAAATTGGCTAAAAGAGCAGGTCTTTTACATGATATTGGTAAAGCTGTTGATCATGAGATAGAAGGGCCACATGCTTTAATTGGTGCTGATTTGGCAAGGAAATATGGAGAACAAGAAGAGATTATCCATGCAATTGCAGCCCATCATGAAGATATTCCACCTGAAAGTGTCCTTGCTATTCTTGTCTCTGCGGCAGATACACTTTCTGGTGCTAGACCAGGTGTGAGGAAAGAAACATTTGAATCTTATATCAAAAGATTAGAAAATCTAGAAAAGATTGCTCAGAGTTTTAAAGGAGTATGCAAGGCATATGCTATTCAAGCAGGAAGAGAGCTGCGTATTATTGTAGAGAGTGATCTCTTAAGCGATGAAGATATTACATTGCTTGCCCATGATGTAGCTAAGCGGATAGAAAAGGAAATGACTTATCCAGGTCAGATTAAGGTTTCTGTTATTCGCGAAAAGAGGGCAATTGCTTATGCCAAATGA
- a CDS encoding V-type ATPase subunit a family protein → MEALDILEEKVKLLLERFKALKENYAQISRQLEEAKGKINSLEEELKQLREERDFIAGKIQDVIEKLEQIEEL, encoded by the coding sequence ATGGAGGCGTTGGATATTTTAGAGGAAAAGGTTAAATTATTATTAGAGCGGTTTAAGGCACTAAAGGAAAATTATGCACAGATATCACGCCAATTAGAAGAAGCGAAGGGAAAGATAAATTCTTTAGAAGAAGAATTAAAACAGTTAAGAGAAGAAAGGGATTTCATTGCTGGGAAAATTCAAGATGTGATTGAGAAACTTGAACAAATTGAAGAATTATGA